A window from Hymenobacter volaticus encodes these proteins:
- a CDS encoding TonB-dependent receptor domain-containing protein → MHFDFARSSGWFAFLTVALLLPISPLVAQVRLAPVAGIVRASAGATVEGATITLHRALDSVAVKTEFSDPQGRFSLVPTLPGRYLVSGVQLGYGRVWLGPLDVSEVAVPPLTLILTAGALELKGVTVTGQKPLFERLPDRTVVNVENSSLSSGNTVLDVLGRAPGVTVDGNDNLALRGKQGLLVLLDGKRVPFTGTELATLLRSLPAEQVRSIELITNPPAKYDAQGGAGIIAINLKKDQRLGTNGSANASYGRGQYGKFTTDLSLNHRSKAVNVYGTYAYTNRNGFQNLAFDRQYLSDGLLTLRTNQYNGRRVDLESHTWRAGLDYTASNSTTIGAVVSGLASRLPVDGTNNSVFFDDNNTATQRYSARTLSEVRTPNVAGNFTLRHTFRPDSAGTPELTLDADLARYGTNRDLSLATTYEFPQQSPTLLTGNQDGTLTIQSVKADYVRPLPNGLRAEAGAKVSWVRSDNDVLFYNTIDGQTTLDVDQSNGFRYRENINAAYATLSHTGPKLTVAAGLRAEQTNATGRQTLGDNNFDRHYLQLFPNLSLRRTISETHEMGFSLSRRLDRPTYNQLNPFRFWIDPTTYQAGNPYLRPQSNYKAEVTHTYHKLTTGLSYAYTDNPILFVYQLNPNGSVKLTNDNLQAEHYYAFTLSAPLAPTKWWQLYADAELFYVYFEGTFEGSSTLPGRVGAILSANNSFSWGKGWSAELNASYNSREQYGFQVVRSYGQLSVGVQKTVLAGRGTVRLNGTDLLYTAPVRSTSRYAALTENQRRAQDTRVGTVSFGYRFGNSEVTAARKRSTGAEDEKRRAAGQ, encoded by the coding sequence ATGCATTTTGATTTCGCCCGATCGTCGGGATGGTTTGCTTTTCTAACGGTAGCGCTTTTGCTGCCTATTTCTCCACTTGTAGCCCAAGTTCGGCTTGCGCCGGTGGCGGGCATCGTTCGGGCAAGCGCTGGTGCAACCGTAGAAGGTGCTACCATCACGCTGCATCGGGCCCTCGATTCGGTAGCGGTTAAAACCGAGTTCAGCGACCCGCAAGGACGTTTCTCTTTGGTTCCTACCCTGCCCGGACGCTACCTGGTTTCAGGCGTGCAGCTAGGCTATGGCCGAGTTTGGCTCGGGCCGCTCGATGTTTCTGAAGTAGCAGTGCCACCTCTTACTCTCATCCTTACGGCTGGAGCCCTTGAACTTAAGGGAGTAACTGTAACAGGTCAAAAACCTTTGTTTGAGCGGCTACCCGACCGGACAGTGGTAAATGTCGAGAATAGCAGCTTATCGAGCGGCAATACCGTGCTGGATGTACTCGGCCGGGCCCCCGGTGTGACCGTGGATGGCAACGATAATCTAGCTCTGCGCGGCAAACAGGGACTGCTGGTGCTGCTCGACGGCAAGCGCGTGCCCTTCACTGGTACCGAGTTGGCTACGTTGCTCCGCTCCTTACCAGCCGAGCAAGTCCGCAGCATCGAACTGATCACCAACCCACCTGCCAAATACGATGCGCAAGGTGGGGCGGGCATTATTGCCATTAACCTCAAGAAAGACCAGCGCCTCGGCACCAACGGCAGTGCCAACGCCAGCTACGGCCGGGGTCAGTACGGCAAATTCACCACCGACCTCTCGCTCAACCACCGAAGCAAGGCTGTCAACGTGTACGGCACCTATGCCTACACAAACCGAAACGGCTTCCAGAACCTAGCGTTCGACCGGCAGTATCTCTCGGATGGGCTCCTGACTTTACGTACCAACCAATACAATGGGCGGCGCGTCGACCTAGAATCGCACACTTGGCGAGCGGGCCTTGACTATACTGCCAGCAACAGTACCACAATCGGGGCGGTAGTGAGTGGGCTAGCCAGCCGGTTGCCGGTTGATGGCACCAACAACTCGGTGTTTTTCGATGATAATAATACCGCAACGCAACGCTACTCAGCCCGCACGCTGAGTGAAGTACGCACTCCCAATGTGGCTGGCAACTTCACGCTGCGGCACACCTTCCGCCCTGATTCGGCTGGCACCCCCGAGCTAACCCTCGACGCCGATCTGGCCCGCTATGGGACCAACCGGGACCTGTCCTTGGCCACCACCTATGAATTTCCTCAGCAGAGCCCAACCTTGCTGACCGGGAACCAAGATGGCACGCTTACCATCCAGTCAGTGAAGGCAGACTACGTGCGGCCTCTGCCGAACGGGCTGCGTGCCGAGGCGGGCGCCAAGGTTAGCTGGGTTCGTTCCGACAACGACGTACTTTTTTATAATACCATTGATGGCCAAACTACGCTGGATGTCGATCAGTCGAACGGCTTCCGATACCGGGAAAACATCAATGCGGCCTATGCTACTCTAAGCCACACCGGGCCCAAACTGACGGTTGCGGCTGGCTTGCGGGCCGAGCAAACCAACGCCACTGGCCGGCAAACCCTAGGCGACAACAATTTCGACCGGCACTATTTGCAGCTTTTTCCTAACCTGAGCTTGCGCCGCACCATTTCGGAAACTCACGAAATGGGCTTCTCGCTGAGCCGCCGCCTCGACCGCCCTACTTACAACCAGCTTAATCCGTTTCGCTTCTGGATCGACCCTACTACGTATCAAGCCGGCAACCCCTATTTGCGGCCTCAAAGCAACTACAAAGCCGAGGTAACGCATACCTACCACAAGCTGACGACTGGCCTGAGCTATGCTTACACCGACAATCCGATTCTGTTTGTGTATCAACTCAATCCGAACGGCTCAGTGAAGCTGACAAATGACAACTTACAGGCCGAGCATTACTATGCTTTTACGCTCTCGGCTCCCCTCGCTCCTACCAAATGGTGGCAGTTGTACGCTGATGCTGAACTGTTTTACGTATACTTCGAGGGTACTTTCGAGGGCTCCTCTACGCTGCCAGGCCGGGTGGGTGCTATCCTGAGCGCCAACAACTCGTTCAGCTGGGGCAAAGGCTGGTCGGCCGAGCTGAATGCCAGCTACAACTCTAGAGAGCAGTACGGGTTCCAGGTTGTTCGCTCGTATGGGCAACTGTCGGTGGGCGTGCAAAAAACGGTGCTAGCTGGCCGTGGCACAGTGCGGCTCAATGGCACCGACCTCTT
- a CDS encoding alanine dehydrogenase has product MLAVETRKRKLFIGLPRETSLQENRICLTPEAVKHLIDEGHEVVMESGAGEPSKYSDHDYSEAGATIAYSQKEVYEADLILKVAPPTQDEIEFLKANQTLISALQFGTLTAEYVMALTRKKVNAISFELIKDPSGARPVVRAMSEIAGSTVMLIAAEYLARSNEGKGIILGGITGVPPSQVVILGAGTVAEYAARAATGLGAEVKVFDNHIYKLRRLKQNLGTQLYTSTLDTFALSQQIRRADVVIGALNAEEGRVPFMVPENMVASMAPGSVIIDVSIDQGGCFETSEMTTHNKPVFRKYDVIHYCVPNIASRVPRTATNALSNIFTPILQEISQHGGINEVLFTNEHFRSGVYVYKGSLTNATIAKRFNMRYKELSLMIAVRN; this is encoded by the coding sequence ATGCTGGCCGTGGAAACACGGAAGCGCAAGCTGTTCATCGGGCTGCCGCGCGAGACGTCGCTCCAGGAAAACCGCATCTGCCTCACGCCCGAAGCGGTAAAGCACCTCATCGACGAAGGCCACGAGGTGGTGATGGAGAGCGGGGCCGGCGAACCAAGCAAGTACTCCGACCACGACTATTCCGAAGCCGGCGCCACCATTGCCTACTCGCAAAAGGAAGTCTACGAGGCTGACCTCATCCTGAAAGTGGCGCCACCCACTCAGGACGAAATCGAGTTTCTGAAAGCCAATCAGACCCTGATTTCGGCCTTGCAGTTCGGCACGCTCACCGCCGAATACGTGATGGCCCTCACCCGCAAAAAGGTGAATGCCATCAGCTTCGAGCTTATCAAGGACCCGTCCGGGGCCCGGCCCGTAGTGCGGGCCATGAGCGAAATAGCCGGCTCGACCGTCATGCTGATTGCCGCCGAATATCTGGCCCGCTCCAACGAAGGCAAAGGCATTATTTTAGGTGGTATCACAGGGGTACCGCCATCGCAGGTCGTAATCTTGGGTGCAGGCACCGTGGCGGAGTACGCCGCCCGCGCCGCTACTGGCCTTGGCGCCGAAGTGAAGGTGTTTGACAACCACATTTACAAGCTGCGTCGGCTTAAGCAAAACCTGGGCACCCAGCTCTATACTAGCACCCTCGACACCTTCGCGCTCAGCCAGCAAATCCGCCGCGCCGACGTGGTGATTGGGGCCCTCAACGCTGAAGAAGGCCGCGTACCCTTTATGGTGCCCGAAAACATGGTGGCCAGCATGGCGCCCGGCTCCGTCATCATCGATGTGAGCATCGACCAGGGCGGCTGCTTCGAAACCAGCGAAATGACCACGCACAACAAGCCGGTCTTCCGCAAGTACGACGTCATTCACTACTGCGTACCCAACATTGCCAGCCGTGTACCGCGCACGGCTACCAACGCGCTAAGCAACATCTTCACCCCGATTCTGCAGGAAATCAGCCAACACGGCGGTATCAATGAGGTGCTGTTCACGAACGAGCATTTCCGCTCGGGCGTGTACGTCTACAAAGGCTCTCTCACCAACGCTACCATCGCCAAGCGCTTCAACATGCGCTACAAAGAATTGAGCTTGATGATTGCCGTTCGGAATTAA
- a CDS encoding pyridoxal phosphate-dependent aminotransferase, which yields MQVSRMAGSLIGSEIIKIGNEVNDMIRKGEQICNLTIGDFDPTIFPIPAEFQTEITEAYQAGNTNYPPANGMAALREAATTFTKQRLGLEYSPNDVLVAGGSRPLIYATYLALIDPGDRVVFPVPSWNNNHYCHLSSAEPVMVETLPENSFMPTAAELAPHLPGATLLALCSPLNPTGTVFSRQNLLEICDLVLAENQRRQPGEKPLYLLYDQIYWMLTFGETEHFDPVNLRPELRDYVIYIDGISKCLAATGVRVGYAFGPANVVDKMKSILGHVGAWAPKAEQVATAKYLPQATAVDAFMAQFKAKIQRSLDALHDGLQDLKSQGLPVDSMVPMGAIYLTARLDVLGKTTPDGQVLATTKDLTFYLIKEARLALVPFSAFGTSDTAPWFRMSVGGASLESIEAALPRLQAALQALR from the coding sequence ATGCAAGTTTCGCGAATGGCAGGCAGCCTGATTGGCTCCGAAATCATCAAAATTGGCAATGAAGTAAACGATATGATTCGGAAGGGGGAGCAGATTTGCAACCTCACCATCGGCGACTTTGACCCCACTATTTTCCCGATTCCGGCGGAATTTCAAACGGAAATCACCGAAGCTTACCAAGCCGGCAACACCAATTACCCACCCGCCAATGGCATGGCCGCCTTGCGCGAAGCCGCAACCACCTTCACTAAACAGCGCCTAGGGTTAGAGTATTCGCCCAACGACGTACTGGTAGCCGGCGGCTCCCGTCCGCTTATCTACGCCACTTACCTTGCCCTCATTGACCCCGGCGACCGGGTGGTATTTCCGGTGCCAAGTTGGAACAACAACCACTACTGCCACCTTTCCAGCGCCGAGCCTGTGATGGTAGAGACGTTGCCGGAAAACAGCTTCATGCCCACGGCCGCCGAGCTGGCTCCGCACCTACCTGGTGCCACGCTGCTGGCCTTGTGCTCCCCTCTCAACCCGACCGGCACTGTCTTCTCGCGCCAGAATCTGCTGGAGATATGCGACTTAGTGTTGGCCGAAAACCAGCGCCGCCAGCCCGGTGAGAAGCCCCTCTACCTGCTCTACGACCAGATTTATTGGATGCTCACCTTCGGCGAGACCGAGCATTTCGACCCGGTAAACCTGCGCCCGGAATTGCGCGACTATGTCATTTACATCGACGGTATCTCGAAGTGCCTAGCAGCTACTGGGGTGCGCGTGGGCTATGCCTTTGGGCCGGCCAACGTAGTTGATAAGATGAAGTCGATTCTGGGCCACGTGGGTGCCTGGGCGCCGAAAGCCGAGCAAGTTGCTACGGCGAAGTACCTGCCCCAAGCAACAGCGGTAGACGCCTTCATGGCGCAGTTCAAAGCCAAGATTCAGCGCAGCCTCGACGCCCTGCACGACGGATTGCAGGACCTGAAAAGCCAGGGTTTGCCCGTTGACTCGATGGTGCCGATGGGTGCTATCTACCTCACGGCCCGCCTCGACGTACTTGGCAAGACCACTCCCGATGGGCAAGTACTGGCTACCACCAAAGACCTAACCTTCTACCTTATTAAGGAAGCCCGGCTGGCTTTGGTGCCCTTCAGTGCCTTCGGCACCTCGGATACGGCCCCTTGGTTTCGGATGTCGGTGGGTGGCGCCTCACTGGAATCCATTGAGGCAGCGCTACCCCGGTTACAGGCCGCTCTGCAAGCTTTACGGTAA
- the tsaE gene encoding tRNA (adenosine(37)-N6)-threonylcarbamoyltransferase complex ATPase subunit type 1 TsaE, translating to MPVPVLEISIPTLAALPAAAVQVREALQGHSIVCFEGEMGAGKTTFIKALCETLGVPSRDVSSPTFALVNEYRDAHDQPIYHFDFYRLDSPTEAEQLGAVEYFDSGYLCLIEWPSRIEPLLPSNRLLIRLTVTGDESRELTITS from the coding sequence ATGCCTGTTCCAGTGCTTGAAATTTCAATTCCTACCCTTGCGGCCCTGCCTGCGGCTGCCGTTCAGGTCCGTGAGGCCCTCCAAGGGCATTCTATCGTTTGCTTCGAAGGCGAAATGGGGGCCGGCAAAACCACGTTTATCAAGGCCTTGTGCGAAACCCTGGGCGTGCCCAGCCGCGACGTAAGTAGCCCAACCTTTGCTCTCGTCAATGAATACCGTGACGCGCACGACCAGCCGATTTACCACTTTGATTTTTACCGTCTCGACTCGCCGACCGAAGCTGAGCAACTTGGTGCGGTAGAGTACTTCGATTCTGGCTATCTTTGCCTCATAGAGTGGCCCAGCCGTATTGAGCCCCTTTTACCTTCCAACCGACTACTTATCCGACTCACCGTTACTGGCGACGAGTCGAGAGAACTAACGATTACAAGCTGA
- a CDS encoding sensor histidine kinase produces MLDYSSTGPAQRQPTDLNVLANEYMRFLYNDLRLKNRHFNTALFCYPDETLPPVPVVRQELGRVLISLFTNAFHAVHQRQRQATEEEYVPQVTLRTRLLADQAEIRVRDNGPGLSEDSLADIFQRFYSSKPDGEGVGLGLWVSYDIITRGHGGTLGVESKFGEYTEFIITLPLQAKPALPPLRTN; encoded by the coding sequence ATGCTCGACTACTCGAGTACCGGCCCAGCCCAGCGGCAGCCAACAGATCTGAACGTGCTGGCCAACGAGTACATGCGCTTCTTATACAACGACCTGCGCCTCAAAAATCGCCATTTTAACACAGCCTTATTCTGTTACCCCGATGAAACCCTCCCTCCTGTACCCGTGGTACGACAGGAGCTAGGTCGGGTACTGATTAGCTTGTTTACCAACGCGTTTCATGCAGTACATCAGCGCCAGCGCCAAGCCACGGAAGAGGAATACGTGCCCCAGGTCACATTGCGTACTCGCTTGCTTGCTGACCAAGCCGAAATCCGGGTGCGCGACAACGGGCCGGGGCTTTCCGAAGATTCGTTAGCTGATATCTTCCAGCGCTTTTATTCCTCTAAACCCGATGGCGAAGGAGTCGGCTTAGGGCTATGGGTTAGCTACGACATCATTACGCGCGGCCACGGCGGCACGCTAGGAGTGGAAAGCAAATTTGGCGAGTACACGGAATTCATTATCACCCTTCCCTTACAAGCTAAGCCGGCCCTTCCTCCCCTCCGGACGAATTAA
- a CDS encoding flavin reductase family protein, with protein MSFRTITPGTLPGPEWHQFLLSAVAPRPVAFVSTISATGEVNLSPYSFFNVFSSNPATLIFSPANRVRDNTQKHTLYNVREVPECVVNICDYAVVEQMSLASTEYERGVNEFVKAGLTELISDLVRPPRVAECPVSLECVVEQIIAIGDSNGGGNLVICRVVQAHFREDILLDSGPGIDPHKFDAVARLAGDWYSRVTPDSLFTVPKPNRNLGIGIDQLPEHIRTSDILTGNNLGRLANIEVQAIPTPAQVQEFKHDPLVSTVLQQYFGNPTEQRQQLMLLGKKILEEGKLLEAWKTLLLAAG; from the coding sequence ATGTCTTTTCGCACTATCACACCGGGTACGCTGCCGGGTCCGGAGTGGCACCAGTTTCTGCTGAGTGCTGTGGCCCCGCGCCCGGTGGCTTTCGTGAGCACCATTTCTGCCACGGGAGAAGTGAACTTGAGCCCGTATTCGTTTTTCAACGTGTTCAGCTCCAACCCGGCAACGCTTATCTTCTCCCCAGCCAACCGCGTACGCGACAACACGCAAAAACACACGCTCTATAATGTGCGCGAGGTACCCGAATGCGTAGTCAACATCTGCGACTATGCGGTGGTAGAGCAGATGTCGTTGGCCAGCACCGAGTACGAGCGAGGGGTGAATGAATTCGTGAAAGCGGGCCTCACTGAGTTAATTTCCGATTTGGTGCGGCCCCCACGCGTAGCCGAATGCCCGGTGTCGTTGGAGTGCGTAGTCGAGCAAATCATTGCCATCGGCGACTCCAATGGCGGCGGCAACCTCGTTATCTGCCGGGTGGTGCAAGCCCACTTCCGCGAAGATATTCTGCTGGATTCTGGCCCTGGTATCGACCCGCACAAGTTCGACGCCGTGGCCCGCCTCGCCGGCGACTGGTACAGCCGCGTAACGCCCGACAGCCTGTTCACGGTGCCCAAACCCAACCGCAACCTCGGCATCGGCATCGACCAACTGCCCGAACACATCCGCACCTCCGACATCCTGACTGGCAACAACCTGGGCCGCCTCGCCAACATTGAGGTACAAGCCATACCCACGCCCGCGCAGGTTCAGGAGTTCAAGCACGACCCACTAGTCAGCACCGTGCTGCAACAATACTTTGGCAACCCCACCGAGCAACGGCAGCAACTCATGCTGCTCGGCAAGAAGATTCTGGAGGAAGGGAAGCTGCTGGAGGCGTGGAAAACGTTGCTGCTAGCGGCAGGGTAA